The window CCAGCACCTCGGGCATGATGGCCTTGGCCAGCGGACTGCTCTTTGTCCTCGCTTGGCTCTTTGCTCCCCCAAGTGGGCTTCTGCCGCGGTGGGCTAGGGAGCGGAACGAGCGCCGCTTCCCCCCAACGCCCGAGGTAACCCCTTCGTCCAAGGACCGTCTCTCCTAAACCCTCTTCCGAAACACCATGCCCGTGCTCTTCCCACCCCTTCAAAGCTACGCCGAGGCCCGTCTGGCTGAAGCGGATGGCATGGACTCCCAGCGAATGGAGCGGCTCGGCCAACTAGCCGCCTGGACCGCCTCCACTTCACCAAGTCGCCTCCTTTTCATCTGCACGCACAACAGCCGTCGAAGCCATCTGAGCCAACTCTGGGCTCAAACGGCGGCCGCCTTTCATGACCTGGCCGGCATCCAAGCCTTCTCAGGCGGAACCGAAGCCACGGCCTGCAACCAGCGAACGATTCGCAGCTTTCGCCGGGCGGGCTTTTCGGTCGTCGATTCCACCGGCGGCGACAACCCCCACTACCTCGCGCAATTCTCGGAAGCCCTTCCTCCCCTCAGCTTGTGGTCGAAACCCTACTCTGATCCCAGCAATCCTCGGGAAGGCTTTGCGGCGGTTCTGACCTGTGACCACGCCGCCCAGACTTGCCCGGTCGTGACCGGGGCCAACCAACGTTTCTCGCTCCCCTACCTCGACCCCAAAG is drawn from Verrucomicrobiota bacterium and contains these coding sequences:
- a CDS encoding protein-tyrosine-phosphatase produces the protein MPVLFPPLQSYAEARLAEADGMDSQRMERLGQLAAWTASTSPSRLLFICTHNSRRSHLSQLWAQTAAAFHDLAGIQAFSGGTEATACNQRTIRSFRRAGFSVVDSTGGDNPHYLAQFSEALPPLSLWSKPYSDPSNPREGFAAVLTCDHAAQTCPVVTGANQRFSLPYLDPKVADDTASEETTYDERQAQIAREMLFLFSLVKRK